A stretch of the Malus domestica chromosome 08, GDT2T_hap1 genome encodes the following:
- the LOC103441931 gene encoding uncharacterized protein: MGDRPRSASTSDLYNMLGISNICKGYKSFVMKLAPNNKNGESKFTDNHDTNKEDENFTISYPTTPVGSFERSVDDNFLSRRSLSRTTSRRSKTPTPMSFSRCASRSTSPTSSSLSRIMSRRNASETEISAPISRNRGRRSTSEIDIPSLTSRNMSRRHPSETEIPLPSPTAASAPTTPSPVSPSPTSQSSNASKSGTSDQPESLSRSVSRRSTTPIVFSRTTARKKPLPIEKKLAFTLEELCHGCVKKIKITRDVINNAGIIVQEEETLKINVQPGWRKGTKITFEAKGDEKPGYLPADIVFLIDEKRHNLFKRSGRDDLEIAVEIPLADALGGCSFPVPLLGGDKMRLSLDDIVNHGYEKVIPGQGMPKLKEPTKRGDLRITCLVNFPTQLSDENLAEAVQILQDCSYD; the protein is encoded by the exons ATGGGGGATCGTCCACGTTCAGCGTCGACGTCGGATCTCTACAACATGCTCGGAATCTCGAATATTTGCAAAGGATACAAATCCTTTGTTATGAAATTGGCCCCCAACAATAAGAATGGAGAATCCAAGTTTACGGACAATCACGACACCAACAAG GAGGACGAAAATTTTACGATTAGTTATCCAACGACACCGGTAGGCAGTTTCGAACGAAGTGTTGATGATAACTTCCTCTCCCGCCGAAGTCTTTCAAGAACAACGAGTAGAAGATCTAAGACACCTACACCGATGAGCTTCTCAAGATGTGCAAGCCGGAGCACCTCTCCGACATCCTCGTCATTATCGAGAATTATGAGTCGAAGAAATGCCTCTGAGACCGAAATCTCTGCCCCTATTTCGAGAAATAGGGGTCGAAGGAGCACTTCAGAGATTGACATTCCTTCCCTTACATCAAGAAATATGAGCCGGAGGCACCCATCTGAGACTGAAATACCCTTACCATCACCCACCGCCGCTTCAGCACCCACCACTCCATCACCGGTCTCTCCATCACCAACCTCTCAATCATCAAACGCCAGTAAATCAGGCACATCAGATCAACCGGAGTCTTTATCAAGAAGCGTGAGCAGGAGGAGCACAACCCCCATTGTGTTCTCTCGAACAACTGCAAGAAAGAAACCTCTTCCGATCGAGAAGAAGCTGGCATTCACACTTGAAGAGTTGTGTCACGGATGTGTAAAAAAGATCAAGATCACAAGAGATGTAATCAACAATGCCGG AATTATTGTCCAAGAAGAGGAAACACTGAAAATAAACGTGCAgcctggatggaggaaaggaaCGAAGATTACATTTGAAGCAAAAGGCGATGAGAAACCAGGGTACCTCCCAGCCGACATAGTCTTCTTGATAGATGAAAAGAGGCACAATCTGTTTAAAAGATCAGGCCGCGACGATTTGGAAATCGCTGTTGAGATCCCTCTGGCAGATGCACTGGGAGGCTGCTCATTTCCAGTTCCTCTGCTAGGAGGAGACAAAATGAGACTTTCATTAGACGACATCGTAAATCATGGCTATGAAAAAGTCATTCCAGGACAGGGAATGCCAAAGCTTAAAGAGCCAACAAAGAGAGGCGACCTCCGGATCACATGTCTCGTAAATTTTCCAACACAGTTGAGTGACGAGAACCTAGCAGAAGCAGTTCAAATTCTACAAGATTGTTCTTATGATTAA